Proteins found in one Legionella pneumophila subsp. pascullei genomic segment:
- a CDS encoding DMT family transporter yields MLLPWLYLFIAGLLEVCWAVGLKYTDGFSKWLPSLFTGITLIISMFLLAKAAQTLPIGTAYAVWVGIGTLGTAIMGVLLFQEHLSVYRLLYLVLMLISIFGLKYTA; encoded by the coding sequence ATGCTATTACCTTGGCTTTATTTATTTATCGCAGGACTCTTGGAAGTCTGTTGGGCTGTTGGTTTAAAATATACGGATGGTTTTTCGAAATGGCTGCCAAGCCTGTTTACAGGCATCACACTGATTATCAGTATGTTTTTATTAGCCAAAGCTGCTCAAACATTACCTATTGGTACTGCCTATGCGGTATGGGTAGGGATAGGTACACTAGGGACTGCGATCATGGGCGTACTCCTGTTTCAGGAACATCTATCTGTCTACCGTTTGCTATACCTTGTATTAATGCTAATATCTATCTTCGGTTTAAAATACACGGCTTGA
- a CDS encoding phasin family protein — MTQYNFERWSEMAKKIQEPFQAIAELNVKTLQGLSYLKPDELAQVKKPEEMLEKQINLAVENGHKALDYMQKSFQIIEKAMLSFVQEAKKTTAEVKK, encoded by the coding sequence ATGACCCAATACAATTTTGAAAGATGGAGTGAAATGGCCAAAAAAATACAAGAGCCTTTCCAAGCCATAGCTGAACTGAATGTTAAAACCCTGCAAGGGTTGAGTTATTTAAAACCCGATGAACTGGCTCAGGTTAAAAAGCCTGAAGAAATGTTGGAAAAACAAATTAATTTGGCAGTTGAAAACGGCCACAAGGCTTTGGATTATATGCAAAAATCTTTTCAAATTATTGAAAAAGCCATGTTAAGTTTTGTGCAAGAAGCTAAAAAAACAACTGCTGAAGTAAAGAAATAA
- a CDS encoding polyhydroxyalkanoate synthesis regulator DNA-binding domain-containing protein: protein MTRLIKKYKNRRLYDTEISQYITVEQLQKYVVDGIDFKIEDSETGKDLTNSVLLQIIVEMEAGPTQFLSSEILRQIISLANHPMHVSFKEMMEQMFHAMDKPLQSNPYQQATEVWNKQMQQMMQQWQKMFKV, encoded by the coding sequence ATGACTCGACTCATAAAAAAATACAAAAATCGAAGACTGTATGATACTGAAATTAGTCAATATATTACTGTTGAGCAACTGCAAAAATATGTTGTGGATGGTATTGATTTCAAAATAGAAGATTCCGAAACAGGAAAGGATTTAACTAATTCGGTTTTGTTGCAAATCATAGTGGAAATGGAGGCAGGCCCAACACAGTTTTTGTCTTCTGAAATTTTACGTCAAATCATTTCATTAGCCAATCATCCCATGCATGTTTCCTTTAAGGAAATGATGGAACAAATGTTTCATGCAATGGACAAGCCCTTACAAAGTAATCCTTACCAGCAAGCAACTGAGGTTTGGAATAAGCAAATGCAACAAATGATGCAGCAATGGCAAAAAATGTTTAAGGTTTAA
- a CDS encoding fatty acid desaturase: protein MIFGFLNLSFWGYVLATFILTQITIASVTIYLHRNQTHRALTLHPVVSHFFRLWLWLTTGMVTADWVAIHRKHHATTDVEGDPHSPVVEGIRKVFWQGAELYREARKDRDMVAKYSHGTPTDWIERNVYSRHSSKGILLMLLLDLFFFGIPGITVWAIQMMWIPLFAAGVINGIGHYWGYRNFECPDAATNIIPWGFWIGGEELHNNHHTFASSAKFSVKWWEFDIGWMYIRILSFFGLAKVKKLPPKLAMDEGKFHVDLDTVRAVISNRFQVMSNYYKNVIRPILKYEKNTSIETKEDKKLFQRAGRLLRREDKLLSTKAKTRLQKLLDAHEQLRVVYSYKQSLQNVWLKTATTQKELVEALQQWCRQAEESGLDVLKQFAQQLKGYVPVYTRE, encoded by the coding sequence ATGATATTCGGCTTTTTAAACCTGTCTTTCTGGGGATATGTTCTTGCAACTTTTATCCTGACTCAAATCACAATTGCATCTGTTACTATCTATCTTCATCGGAACCAGACTCATAGAGCGTTAACATTACACCCTGTGGTCAGTCATTTTTTCCGTTTATGGTTATGGCTAACTACGGGTATGGTTACTGCAGATTGGGTTGCTATCCATCGCAAGCACCATGCAACAACTGATGTTGAGGGAGACCCTCATAGCCCAGTGGTTGAGGGAATCAGGAAGGTATTTTGGCAAGGCGCTGAACTTTACAGAGAGGCACGCAAGGACAGGGATATGGTTGCCAAATATTCTCATGGCACACCAACCGATTGGATAGAGCGAAATGTTTACTCGCGCCATTCAAGCAAAGGCATCTTGCTGATGTTATTACTTGATTTGTTTTTCTTTGGGATTCCTGGAATTACGGTATGGGCAATCCAAATGATGTGGATTCCGCTGTTTGCTGCGGGAGTCATCAATGGCATCGGCCATTATTGGGGATACAGGAATTTTGAATGTCCTGATGCCGCTACTAATATCATTCCCTGGGGATTTTGGATTGGTGGAGAAGAGTTACATAATAATCATCACACCTTTGCTTCCTCAGCCAAATTTTCAGTGAAATGGTGGGAGTTTGATATTGGCTGGATGTATATTCGCATTCTTTCCTTTTTTGGATTGGCCAAGGTAAAAAAATTACCTCCCAAATTGGCTATGGATGAAGGAAAATTCCATGTTGATCTGGATACTGTGAGAGCAGTTATTTCAAATCGCTTTCAAGTGATGTCTAATTACTATAAGAATGTCATCAGGCCTATTTTGAAGTATGAAAAAAATACCAGTATTGAGACAAAAGAAGACAAGAAACTGTTTCAACGGGCAGGCAGATTACTGCGTCGCGAAGATAAACTGTTATCAACAAAAGCTAAAACTCGTTTGCAAAAATTGCTGGATGCCCACGAACAATTGAGAGTGGTTTACTCTTATAAGCAATCATTACAAAATGTTTGGTTAAAAACAGCTACAACTCAAAAAGAACTGGTAGAAGCTCTGCAGCAATGGTGCCGCCAGGCTGAAGAATCAGGTCTTGATGTGCTGAAGCAATTCGCTCAGCAATTAAAAGGCTACGTACCTGTATATACCAGGGAGTGA
- a CDS encoding spore maturation protein: MNEFANHLSNWMFLTFIVGIPLYAAIKKVNVFDAFIVGAKQGFDVSVKLIPYLVAMMVAIGMLRASGFFSLMSQILSPALAMIGMPSELLPLALIRPFSGSASTGVMAELIHKYGGDSFIAKTAATMMGSTETTFYVIAVYFGSVGIRRTRHAIPAGLLADLAGIIASVLICRYLFT; this comes from the coding sequence ATGAATGAATTCGCTAATCATTTATCCAATTGGATGTTTTTGACTTTCATCGTAGGTATCCCTTTGTATGCCGCGATTAAAAAGGTAAATGTATTTGATGCTTTTATAGTTGGTGCAAAACAAGGTTTTGATGTTAGCGTAAAGCTTATACCTTATTTAGTTGCAATGATGGTTGCCATTGGTATGTTAAGAGCCTCAGGATTTTTTTCCTTAATGAGTCAGATCTTATCTCCAGCGTTGGCTATGATAGGAATGCCTTCCGAATTATTACCTTTAGCTCTTATCAGACCTTTCTCTGGAAGTGCCTCAACAGGAGTTATGGCGGAATTGATTCATAAATACGGGGGCGATTCATTCATCGCAAAAACAGCAGCCACAATGATGGGAAGTACAGAAACTACTTTTTATGTGATTGCAGTTTATTTCGGCTCAGTAGGTATCAGAAGAACAAGGCATGCTATTCCTGCTGGATTATTGGCAGATTTAGCCGGAATCATTGCTTCAGTATTAATTTGTCGTTATTTGTTTACATGA
- a CDS encoding lysophospholipid acyltransferase family protein produces MKISRLKTFWIITRLFYYTGVACTRSIFKYLFSTPTRPWVDNVIHHWVDQLLNAVKVEYKVINPHNVQPQPGKATILMCNHSSAYDIPLGFKAFPNNSIRMLAKRELSKIPLLGKGMAAAEFPFIDRKNRFQAIKDLEFAQQLMESGIILWIAPEGTRSKDGKLASFKKGGFITAIQAKATIIPIGIRGAFDILPARTFNIHLNQKAEIHIGEPIDAAQYTIENKEKLIEKTYQSIKKLVGES; encoded by the coding sequence ATGAAAATAAGTCGATTAAAAACTTTTTGGATAATTACGCGTCTATTTTATTACACAGGTGTTGCCTGCACACGCTCTATATTTAAGTACCTTTTTAGCACCCCTACGAGACCATGGGTCGATAACGTCATTCACCATTGGGTTGACCAGCTCTTAAATGCTGTGAAAGTAGAATATAAAGTAATCAATCCCCATAATGTACAGCCTCAGCCTGGCAAAGCAACGATTCTTATGTGCAATCATTCGAGTGCCTATGATATTCCTTTAGGCTTTAAAGCATTCCCCAATAACTCCATCCGTATGCTTGCCAAGCGAGAGCTCTCCAAAATTCCACTTTTAGGAAAAGGAATGGCTGCAGCGGAATTCCCTTTTATAGACAGAAAAAACAGATTTCAAGCCATAAAGGATTTGGAGTTTGCCCAGCAACTGATGGAAAGTGGAATTATTCTATGGATCGCACCTGAAGGAACTCGCTCAAAAGATGGCAAACTAGCCTCATTTAAAAAAGGTGGCTTTATCACTGCCATTCAAGCCAAGGCTACTATAATCCCCATAGGAATTCGCGGGGCTTTTGATATTCTCCCTGCCCGCACCTTTAATATACATTTGAATCAAAAAGCAGAAATTCATATTGGTGAGCCTATTGATGCTGCTCAATATACAATTGAAAATAAAGAGAAATTAATCGAGAAGACCTATCAATCAATAAAAAAACTGGTGGGAGAGAGTTGA
- a CDS encoding aminoglycoside phosphotransferase family protein — translation MHPLIIDEKLVCRLIASQFPHYSNLPVNSVAVGGWDNRTFHLGKEMLVRLPSAEQYELQVEKEQQWLPQLAPLLPVSIPIPLEMGMPGEGYPWKWSIYRWLEGEAIASANLSNLNEIAKDLATFLTAFHQIDSTGGPKPGLHSFYRGGDLKIYDLETRQAIDCLKGKIDTDHATEIWETALNTSWQSTPVWVHGDISAGNLLVKNEKLCAVIDFGQLSVGDPACDLAITWTLFAGDSRKIFREMLALDKGTWSRGRAWTLWKALIVAAGIANTNAMEAQKSCCIINELFLTEL, via the coding sequence ATGCACCCATTAATAATCGATGAAAAACTGGTTTGTCGTTTAATCGCCAGCCAGTTTCCCCATTATTCCAATCTCCCTGTTAACTCGGTAGCTGTCGGCGGATGGGATAACCGGACTTTTCATCTTGGTAAAGAAATGCTTGTGCGGCTGCCCAGTGCCGAGCAATATGAATTGCAAGTTGAAAAAGAACAACAATGGCTCCCTCAATTGGCTCCCTTGCTGCCTGTTTCAATTCCGATACCTTTGGAAATGGGGATGCCTGGTGAAGGATACCCTTGGAAATGGTCGATTTATCGTTGGCTTGAAGGTGAAGCAATAGCCTCTGCTAATCTATCCAACCTGAATGAAATCGCGAAGGATCTGGCAACATTCCTCACTGCTTTTCATCAAATTGATTCTACCGGCGGCCCAAAACCAGGGTTGCATAGCTTTTATCGTGGTGGAGATTTGAAAATTTATGATCTAGAAACCCGTCAAGCTATTGATTGTTTAAAAGGAAAAATTGATACAGATCATGCCACTGAAATTTGGGAAACCGCTCTGAATACTTCTTGGCAAAGTACACCGGTGTGGGTTCATGGTGATATAAGCGCTGGTAACCTTCTGGTTAAAAATGAAAAATTATGCGCTGTTATCGATTTTGGGCAGTTATCCGTCGGCGATCCGGCCTGCGATCTTGCTATTACCTGGACATTATTTGCAGGGGACAGCAGGAAAATCTTCCGTGAAATGCTTGCTTTAGACAAAGGCACTTGGTCTCGTGGGCGAGCATGGACTTTATGGAAAGCGTTAATCGTTGCAGCAGGTATTGCAAACACCAATGCTATGGAAGCGCAAAAATCCTGCTGTATTATCAATGAGCTATTTTTGACTGAGTTATAA
- the dinB gene encoding DNA polymerase IV yields MNPIRKIIHIDMDCFYAAIEMRDFPELANKPIAVGGETKRRGVIATCNYAARQFGIHSAMPTAHALKLCRELILRPVRMDVYQKESQYIRTLLAEYTDIIEPLSLDEAYLDVTESTQCQGSATWIAQEIRARIYQTRQLTASAGIAPNKSLAKIASDWHKPNGQMVIRPEDVSAFILDLPVRKLFGVGPKMEEKLNALNIKTCADLQRYSVEYLLHKFGTIGQRLYELARGIDNRPVNPERIRKSISVEETYPIDLPNSEACLAALPDLLVRLEARIQRAGKISGIHNLFVKLKFNDFQQTTIERVHDKLDLIVLRQLIQEGFARKCMPVRLLGIGVKLKQENMYQSMQLPLLDL; encoded by the coding sequence ATGAATCCTATAAGAAAAATTATCCATATTGACATGGACTGTTTTTATGCAGCAATTGAAATGCGTGATTTCCCAGAGCTGGCAAATAAACCTATCGCCGTAGGCGGGGAGACAAAACGTCGTGGAGTAATAGCAACTTGTAATTATGCCGCCCGTCAATTTGGCATACACTCTGCAATGCCAACAGCCCATGCATTGAAACTTTGTCGAGAACTCATCTTACGACCAGTACGTATGGATGTATATCAAAAAGAAAGTCAATATATTAGAACCCTATTGGCAGAGTATACAGACATTATCGAACCTTTGTCATTAGATGAAGCCTATCTTGATGTCACTGAATCCACACAATGTCAGGGGAGCGCCACCTGGATTGCGCAAGAGATTCGCGCCCGAATTTATCAAACAAGACAACTCACTGCGAGCGCAGGCATTGCGCCAAATAAGAGCCTTGCAAAAATAGCCAGTGATTGGCATAAACCCAATGGGCAAATGGTTATTAGACCTGAAGACGTTAGCGCATTTATTCTGGATTTACCTGTACGTAAATTATTCGGTGTAGGGCCCAAGATGGAAGAAAAATTGAATGCTCTTAACATTAAAACCTGCGCTGATTTGCAGCGATATTCCGTTGAATATCTATTACATAAATTTGGTACCATAGGACAGAGACTTTATGAGTTAGCGAGAGGCATTGATAATCGCCCCGTTAATCCTGAGCGTATTCGAAAATCCATCAGCGTTGAAGAAACCTATCCAATAGACTTGCCAAATAGTGAAGCTTGCCTGGCGGCCTTACCAGATCTTCTGGTGCGCCTGGAAGCACGGATACAACGAGCGGGTAAAATTTCTGGTATTCACAATCTATTTGTAAAATTGAAGTTTAATGACTTTCAGCAAACAACCATTGAACGAGTTCATGACAAGCTTGATTTAATCGTTTTACGTCAACTGATACAAGAAGGTTTTGCCAGAAAATGCATGCCTGTACGATTATTAGGTATAGGAGTTAAATTAAAGCAGGAAAATATGTATCAAAGTATGCAACTGCCATTGCTTGACTTATAA
- a CDS encoding 3-oxoacyl-ACP reductase, translating into MLNNNVVLITGGTGDIGTAVAKQLDSTFKHVIALDLVTDDEGEAWLHDLKEQGYKNIDFRHMDVTDYEQCAEVIGLIVEEFGGVDVLINNAGITRDAVFTKMSKRQWDEVLRVNLDGMFNVTKQVVESMKAQESGRIVNVSSVNAQKGQFSQANYAASKAGVYGFTKSLAQELMIKNITVNSISPGYVNTRLMKGIRPDILEGIINLIPAKRLAEPQEIAWAIEFLISEKSRYITGANLSVNGGLHMY; encoded by the coding sequence ATGCTGAATAATAATGTGGTATTGATTACTGGTGGTACCGGTGACATTGGTACGGCTGTTGCCAAACAATTGGACTCAACTTTTAAACACGTCATTGCTTTGGACTTGGTTACTGATGATGAAGGAGAGGCATGGCTTCATGACTTGAAGGAACAAGGCTATAAAAATATCGATTTCAGGCATATGGATGTGACTGATTATGAGCAATGTGCTGAAGTAATAGGCTTAATTGTTGAAGAGTTTGGTGGTGTTGATGTACTGATTAATAATGCAGGAATTACCCGAGATGCCGTATTTACCAAAATGTCCAAAAGGCAATGGGATGAAGTGTTACGTGTCAATCTCGATGGGATGTTCAATGTGACCAAACAAGTCGTAGAGAGTATGAAAGCCCAAGAGTCAGGTCGGATAGTGAATGTGTCTTCGGTTAATGCTCAGAAAGGGCAATTTTCCCAGGCTAATTATGCTGCTTCAAAAGCTGGAGTATATGGTTTTACCAAAAGTCTGGCTCAAGAGTTAATGATTAAAAATATTACTGTAAACAGCATTTCTCCTGGTTATGTTAATACTCGTCTGATGAAAGGTATTAGACCGGATATTCTGGAGGGGATTATTAATTTGATACCCGCAAAAAGATTGGCAGAACCGCAAGAAATTGCTTGGGCTATTGAATTTCTAATTAGTGAAAAAAGTCGTTATATCACTGGAGCAAATCTTAGTGTGAATGGTGGTTTGCATATGTATTAA
- a CDS encoding N-acetylmuramoyl-L-alanine amidase-like domain-containing protein, whose translation MKPIPTPKRYLIYFTFFITSISSYSNQSTNIKEDADTGLTQSTPSIATNSAAIEEQANSSIRKLYHTLNTMPNTSMADRIDQISAYFKGTKYILGSLGEGPDARYDQFPRYRVDGFDCDTYVNTVLSLALANSLESFQECLNHTRYKNGKRSYINRNHFTSIDWNNYNQKRGLLKDITFSIRNEKKQPVALVANALINKPQWYDHKTIDTIRLQKQDKNEQEKRLVELKNKGKKLETSLSNVPYIPFTALFSENKPNLHLFSQIPNGAIIEIIRPNWDLRQQIGTELDISHLGFAIWINNELFFRQASSQYGKVVDVPLIDYLDKARSSPTIKGINIQVVLPAKPVSSGCQLFDIR comes from the coding sequence ATGAAACCTATTCCTACTCCCAAAAGATACTTAATATATTTCACTTTTTTTATTACCAGTATTTCCAGTTATAGCAACCAATCAACCAATATTAAGGAAGATGCTGATACGGGTTTAACCCAATCCACCCCTTCGATTGCTACTAACTCAGCTGCTATTGAAGAACAGGCGAATTCTTCAATTAGGAAACTATATCACACACTCAATACCATGCCGAACACTTCTATGGCAGATAGAATTGACCAGATCAGCGCATACTTTAAAGGGACAAAATATATCCTTGGCTCTTTGGGCGAAGGCCCTGACGCTCGCTATGACCAATTTCCCAGATATCGAGTTGATGGCTTTGATTGTGATACATATGTCAATACAGTACTTTCTTTAGCATTGGCTAACTCTCTGGAATCATTCCAGGAGTGTTTAAACCATACTCGCTATAAAAATGGCAAAAGATCATATATAAACAGAAATCATTTTACCTCTATAGACTGGAATAACTATAACCAGAAGAGAGGTTTACTTAAAGACATTACCTTCTCCATCAGAAATGAAAAAAAACAACCTGTTGCTCTAGTTGCTAATGCATTAATCAATAAACCTCAATGGTACGATCATAAAACGATTGATACCATTCGATTGCAAAAACAAGATAAAAATGAACAGGAAAAACGTCTGGTAGAACTAAAAAACAAGGGTAAAAAGCTCGAAACGTCACTTTCTAATGTTCCTTATATTCCGTTCACTGCCTTATTTTCAGAGAATAAACCTAACCTTCATTTGTTTTCCCAAATTCCTAATGGAGCTATTATTGAAATCATCAGACCTAATTGGGACTTGCGCCAACAAATAGGGACAGAATTGGATATTTCCCACTTAGGCTTTGCCATTTGGATTAACAACGAACTGTTTTTCCGCCAAGCATCTTCTCAATATGGTAAGGTAGTAGATGTCCCTTTAATTGATTACCTTGATAAGGCGCGCAGCAGCCCGACTATAAAAGGGATTAACATTCAGGTTGTATTGCCTGCAAAACCTGTCTCTAGTGGATGCCAGCTTTTTGATATTCGATAG
- the phbB gene encoding acetoacetyl-CoA reductase, with the protein MDKMIAIVTGGTGGIGSAISQRLADSYQVVACYYKDGRHEEAKKWQDEQKQLGYDIDIVYGDIAQYSDCEKITSLVMERYGRIDVLVNNAGITKDCSLRKMTPQQWQQVLDANLTSVFNMTRNVVPVMLERGYGRIVSISSINGRKGQFGQCNYASTKAALFGFTKSLALEVASKGITVNTVSPGYIETPMLAALKEEVLNSIISSIPVGRLGYPKEIADAVAFLVSPDSGFITGANLDVNGGQYM; encoded by the coding sequence ATGGATAAAATGATAGCGATTGTAACCGGGGGAACAGGTGGTATTGGTTCTGCTATTAGTCAGCGTTTAGCTGATAGTTATCAAGTTGTGGCATGCTACTATAAAGATGGAAGACATGAAGAAGCAAAAAAATGGCAAGATGAGCAAAAACAACTTGGTTATGACATTGATATCGTCTATGGAGATATAGCTCAATATAGTGATTGCGAAAAAATCACATCCCTGGTGATGGAGCGTTATGGCCGTATAGATGTTCTGGTTAATAATGCAGGCATTACTAAAGATTGCAGTTTAAGAAAAATGACACCTCAACAATGGCAACAGGTTTTAGATGCCAACTTGACTAGTGTATTCAATATGACACGCAATGTAGTTCCAGTGATGTTGGAAAGAGGTTATGGCCGCATAGTCAGCATTTCTTCCATTAATGGAAGAAAAGGGCAGTTTGGCCAATGCAACTATGCTTCTACCAAGGCAGCCTTATTTGGCTTTACCAAGAGTCTTGCATTAGAAGTAGCAAGTAAAGGTATTACAGTGAATACTGTATCACCAGGGTATATTGAAACCCCTATGCTGGCTGCATTGAAAGAAGAAGTGCTCAATTCAATCATATCCAGTATTCCCGTAGGTCGATTGGGATACCCAAAAGAAATTGCCGATGCCGTTGCATTTTTAGTATCGCCAGATAGTGGATTTATTACAGGGGCAAATCTGGACGTTAACGGCGGTCAATATATGTAG
- the mutM gene encoding bifunctional DNA-formamidopyrimidine glycosylase/DNA-(apurinic or apyrimidinic site) lyase produces the protein MPELPEVETTKQGIKPHLEGRMITAVQVRNRKLRLPVPLNLNELCEGKHITAITRRGKYILLHMDKGYLLIHLGMSGHLRIVSQTANPQKHDHVDLHINNGLALRFCDPRRFGLLIYIDENPYEHPLLAHLGPEPLSDDFNSEYLLRKAANKSQSIKSFIMDSQIVVGIGNIYAAESLFLAKIHPNTSAKKITTEEFNSLTGHIKKILESAIEAGGTTLRDFYSSDGKPGYFRFALKVYGRKNLPCLVCENKIETVVIAGRHSAFCPHCQPIIT, from the coding sequence ATGCCTGAATTACCCGAAGTCGAAACAACAAAGCAAGGTATTAAACCCCATCTTGAAGGCCGTATGATTACCGCGGTGCAAGTGCGTAATCGAAAACTTAGACTACCAGTACCTCTAAACCTGAATGAATTATGCGAAGGAAAGCATATAACAGCTATTACCCGTAGAGGAAAATACATCTTACTTCATATGGATAAAGGTTATCTTCTCATCCATCTTGGAATGTCTGGACATTTGCGTATCGTCTCCCAGACAGCAAATCCTCAAAAACATGATCATGTTGATCTGCACATTAATAATGGGCTTGCTCTCAGATTCTGCGATCCAAGAAGATTTGGCCTATTGATTTACATTGATGAAAATCCCTATGAACACCCACTCCTCGCTCATTTAGGCCCAGAACCTCTATCTGATGACTTTAATAGCGAGTACTTATTACGTAAAGCTGCGAATAAATCGCAATCCATCAAGTCATTTATTATGGATAGTCAAATTGTTGTCGGGATAGGTAATATTTATGCGGCAGAGAGTCTTTTTCTTGCCAAAATCCATCCAAATACCTCTGCAAAAAAGATAACTACAGAAGAATTCAATTCTCTGACTGGTCACATCAAAAAGATACTTGAATCTGCCATAGAGGCTGGAGGGACGACACTTCGTGATTTCTATTCTTCTGATGGTAAACCGGGGTACTTTCGTTTTGCTTTAAAGGTTTATGGCAGGAAAAATCTCCCCTGTTTGGTATGTGAAAATAAAATAGAAACTGTCGTGATTGCCGGGCGCCACTCCGCATTTTGCCCACATTGCCAGCCAATCATTACATAA
- a CDS encoding nucleoside recognition domain-containing protein: MLNLIWLGMILVSVVVGIIEGRIDDVVRAVTDSAKLGFELALGLAGIMTLWLGIMSVATESGLVSILGKILKPVLKRLFPDIPVEHPAMGAMVMNIAANMLGLANAATPFGLQAMKELQSLNQNLKVATNSMCTFLAINTSSVQLIPATAIAFLAANGSTNPSSVIFTSLIATTVSTLVAIVAVKQLAKLPRFKIERTDSL, translated from the coding sequence ATGCTCAATCTAATATGGTTAGGAATGATACTGGTTTCAGTGGTTGTTGGGATTATTGAGGGGCGTATTGACGACGTAGTACGGGCGGTGACCGATTCTGCCAAGCTTGGATTTGAGCTGGCACTTGGTTTAGCTGGAATAATGACTCTCTGGTTAGGAATAATGTCTGTTGCTACAGAATCAGGCTTGGTTTCCATTTTAGGTAAAATACTCAAACCAGTGTTAAAACGATTATTTCCTGATATACCTGTTGAGCATCCTGCAATGGGAGCAATGGTAATGAACATTGCTGCGAATATGTTGGGTCTCGCTAATGCCGCGACCCCTTTTGGGTTACAGGCAATGAAAGAATTGCAGAGCCTTAATCAGAATTTGAAAGTTGCTACGAATTCGATGTGCACTTTTTTAGCAATAAACACATCCAGCGTTCAATTAATTCCTGCAACCGCTATCGCATTTCTTGCTGCAAATGGGAGCACAAACCCAAGTAGCGTGATCTTTACTTCTTTGATTGCGACGACTGTTTCTACACTGGTAGCTATCGTTGCTGTAAAACAATTAGCTAAATTACCGCGATTTAAAATTGAAAGGACAGATAGCTTATGA